A genomic stretch from Streptomyces sp. QL37 includes:
- a CDS encoding MerR family transcriptional regulator, translated as MEELAEEAGITVRTLRFYRERGLIQPPRREGRIAWYDDHHLARLRTITGLLERGHTLNGIADLASTFDSGRDVAEVLGLGEPTEETPVRLTPEQLADYFQDQATAENLAAAMELGYLGIDGDEIVHISRRLLEASSELVRAGVPLDAVLTAGRQVRGHADALADLFVRVLRTHTAQTEPEQLRTLAQAVVDAELSMSLDRRLRREDDENS; from the coding sequence ATGGAGGAGCTGGCCGAGGAGGCCGGCATCACCGTGCGCACCCTGCGCTTCTACCGGGAGCGCGGCCTCATCCAGCCACCTCGCCGCGAGGGCCGCATCGCCTGGTACGACGACCACCACCTGGCCCGGCTGCGCACCATCACGGGCCTGCTGGAGCGGGGCCACACCCTCAACGGCATCGCCGACCTCGCCAGCACCTTCGACAGCGGCCGCGACGTCGCAGAGGTGCTGGGCCTGGGCGAACCGACCGAGGAGACCCCGGTCCGGCTCACGCCCGAGCAGCTCGCCGACTACTTCCAGGACCAGGCCACGGCGGAGAACCTCGCCGCCGCCATGGAGCTGGGCTATCTCGGCATCGACGGCGACGAGATCGTCCACATCAGCCGCCGGCTGCTGGAGGCCTCCTCCGAACTGGTGCGGGCCGGGGTACCGCTCGACGCCGTACTCACCGCGGGCCGCCAGGTCCGCGGACACGCAGACGCCCTCGCCGACCTGTTCGTGCGCGTACTGCGCACCCACACCGCACAGACCGAGCCGGAGCAACTGCGCACGCTCGCCCAGGCGGTGGTGGACGCCGAGCTGTCGATGTCCCTGGACCGGCGGCTACGGCGCGAGGACGACGAGAACTCGTAG
- a CDS encoding exodeoxyribonuclease III, with amino-acid sequence MLTVTTVNVNGLRAAAKKGFVEWLGQTEADVICLQEVRAEAQQLPEEVRAPEGWHVVFAPAAAKGRAGVAVYTRHAPERVQTGFGGFGVPGCEEFDTSGRYIEVDLPGVTVASLYLPSGEVGTERQEEKERFMAAFLPYLQGLKVRAAAEGREVVVCGDWNIAHREADLKNWKANKKNSGFLPEEREWLTRVFDEAAYVDVVRALHPEEEGPYSWWSYRGRAFDNDAGWRIDYQVATPGLAGRAAKAWVERAATHGERWSDHAPVTVTYER; translated from the coding sequence ATGCTGACTGTTACCACCGTGAACGTGAACGGGCTCCGTGCCGCCGCGAAGAAGGGCTTCGTCGAGTGGCTGGGGCAGACCGAGGCCGATGTGATCTGCCTCCAGGAGGTCCGCGCCGAAGCGCAGCAGCTCCCTGAAGAGGTGCGTGCGCCCGAGGGTTGGCACGTCGTGTTCGCCCCGGCCGCGGCCAAGGGGCGTGCGGGGGTCGCCGTCTACACCCGGCACGCGCCGGAGCGTGTCCAGACCGGGTTCGGCGGGTTCGGAGTCCCGGGGTGTGAGGAATTCGACACCTCCGGCCGCTACATCGAGGTGGACCTGCCGGGTGTGACGGTCGCCAGTCTCTATCTGCCGTCCGGTGAGGTCGGCACGGAGAGGCAGGAGGAGAAGGAGCGCTTCATGGCGGCCTTCCTCCCCTATCTCCAGGGCCTGAAGGTGCGGGCGGCGGCGGAGGGTCGCGAGGTGGTCGTGTGCGGCGACTGGAACATCGCCCACCGCGAGGCCGACCTCAAGAACTGGAAGGCCAACAAGAAGAACTCCGGCTTCCTCCCCGAGGAACGCGAGTGGCTGACCCGGGTGTTCGACGAGGCGGCGTACGTCGATGTGGTCCGCGCGCTGCACCCGGAGGAGGAGGGGCCCTACTCCTGGTGGTCCTATCGGGGAAGGGCGTTCGACAACGACGCGGGATGGCGCATCGACTACCAGGTGGCGACCCCCGGCCTCGCCGGGCGGGCGGCGAAGGCGTGGGTGGAGCGCGCCGCCACGCACGGCGAGCGGTGGAGCGACCACGCGCCGGTGACGGTCACCTACGAGCGCTGA
- a CDS encoding GNAT family N-acetyltransferase, with translation MNIHPRPFDHPDAVKLNDQVQLEYAERYGDEGDITPLDAAMFDPPRGLYLLAYDEQNRPVATGGWRGQQQNDEGYSDGDAEIKRMFVIPEGRGRGLARRILAALEDDARAAGRTRMVLETGDQQPEAIALYTSSGYTLCEKFGHYRTYDSSICMAKPLGQPS, from the coding sequence ATGAATATCCACCCTCGGCCCTTCGACCACCCCGACGCCGTGAAACTCAACGACCAGGTGCAGCTCGAATACGCCGAGCGCTACGGCGACGAGGGCGACATCACACCGCTCGACGCCGCCATGTTCGATCCGCCTCGCGGACTGTATCTGCTCGCCTACGACGAGCAGAACCGTCCTGTGGCCACCGGCGGCTGGCGCGGTCAGCAGCAGAACGACGAGGGCTACTCCGACGGCGACGCCGAGATCAAGCGGATGTTCGTCATCCCCGAGGGCCGCGGCCGGGGTCTCGCCCGCCGCATCCTCGCCGCCCTGGAGGACGACGCCCGTGCGGCCGGCCGCACCCGCATGGTCCTGGAGACCGGCGACCAGCAGCCCGAGGCCATCGCGCTGTACACCTCCAGCGGCTACACGCTCTGCGAGAAGTTCGGGCACTACCGCACGTACGACAGCAGCATCTGCATGGCCAAGCCGCTGGGACAGCCCTCCTAG
- a CDS encoding S41 family peptidase, with product MSDDVAYLRFPHLHKDLLCFVAEDDLWVAPLAPAGQRPGRAWRLTVDRTRVGHPRFSPDGGRIAYTTWRTLDPEIHLAPVDGGPARRLTYWGSTDARVCGWSPDPGDSSQILAVSSHNQPFSYFSWAYSVPTDGSPGGKLPWGPVSDIAVADVDGERRTLLLTGKPPHEPAAWKRYRGGATGRLWLHGERLLPDIGGHLDSPMFVGRRIAFLSDHEGVGNLYSCLMDGSDLRRHTDHDAFYARHASSDGSRVVYQCAGDLWLVEDLESPDAVPRKLEVRLGGPRTGRRTYQVPASSHVDSLSVDETGRASAVSVRGSLYWLTHRDGPARTIADTPGVRVRLPEMLGSSGQVAYVTDAEGEDAVEIAHLPRASGDRPPRRLAAGRLGRVHELISDPEGERLAIASNDGRLLLLDTAKEAEAGVVEVVEVVEDLESGRVEGSLVEADARDVGVTDTGAGVTELIRSVNGPVRDLAFSPDGHWLTWSHPGVGRSLRQIKLARITGPDAPVIVDVTNGRFEDENPVFTGDGRYLAFLSWRGFDPVYDVHTGDLSFPLGCRPYLVPLTSATPSPFALLPDGRPAAGGLDPVDIPEGPVEGPTVMVEFEGLENRVTPFPVSASKYSGLQPVSGGGLVWLRWPISGALGETFANPADMSGRPTLEHFNIAKARKTELVGHLDWFAVSGDATRLVVMDDGELRAVPSNEPGDNDSTVFLDLRRILHDVDPAAEWRQAYGEAGRITRAYFWEPDMCGIDWDGVLDQYRPLVERVASPDEFADLLREVLGELGTSHAYVSPARRNEGPPHYQRAIGLLGANLVCRDGDWTVQRVLPGDSSDSKARSPLAGTGIREGAVLTHVDGRPVDPVAGPYPLLTAAGGTTVELTFRPAGGECGGRSRRIAIVPLVDERPLRYQDWVAKRREVVRELSHGKCGYLHIPDMGGSGWAQFNRDLRLEVSRPALIVDVRGNAGGHISELVVEKLTRAILGWDLTRNAQAVSYASNAPRGPVVALADEATSSDGDMITAAFRLLKMGPVVGQRTWGGVVGMTGRHRLGDGTVITVPMNAAWFDTYGWSVENHGVEPDLEALRTPLDWAEGRHAVLDDAVRVALDLLAAHPAATPPSYDTAPNLRRPPLPPR from the coding sequence TGGCCCCCGTCGACGGCGGCCCCGCCCGCAGACTCACCTACTGGGGGTCGACCGACGCCCGGGTCTGCGGCTGGAGCCCCGATCCGGGCGACTCGTCCCAGATCCTCGCCGTGTCCTCGCACAACCAGCCGTTCTCGTACTTCTCATGGGCGTACAGCGTCCCCACCGACGGCAGCCCGGGCGGCAAGCTCCCCTGGGGGCCCGTCTCCGACATCGCGGTCGCCGACGTCGACGGCGAGCGGCGCACCCTCCTGCTGACCGGGAAGCCGCCGCACGAGCCGGCGGCCTGGAAGCGTTACCGGGGCGGTGCCACGGGCCGGCTCTGGCTCCACGGCGAGCGGCTGCTGCCGGACATCGGCGGACACCTGGACTCACCGATGTTCGTCGGGCGCCGGATCGCCTTCCTCTCCGACCACGAGGGCGTCGGCAATCTGTACTCCTGCCTGATGGACGGCAGCGACCTGCGCCGGCACACGGACCACGACGCGTTCTACGCCCGGCACGCCTCCAGCGACGGCAGCAGGGTCGTCTACCAGTGCGCCGGCGATCTCTGGCTGGTCGAGGATCTGGAGTCGCCGGACGCCGTACCCCGGAAGCTGGAGGTGCGGCTCGGAGGCCCTCGGACGGGCCGCCGTACGTACCAGGTGCCGGCGTCCAGCCATGTCGACTCGCTGTCCGTCGACGAGACGGGCCGGGCCAGCGCCGTCTCCGTGCGCGGCAGCCTCTACTGGCTCACCCACCGCGACGGGCCCGCCCGCACGATCGCCGACACCCCGGGGGTGAGGGTCCGGCTGCCGGAGATGCTCGGCAGCAGCGGTCAGGTCGCGTACGTCACGGACGCGGAGGGGGAGGACGCGGTCGAGATCGCCCACCTCCCCCGGGCCAGCGGTGACCGCCCGCCCCGCCGGCTCGCCGCCGGGCGGCTGGGCAGGGTCCACGAGCTGATCTCCGACCCGGAGGGCGAGCGGCTGGCCATCGCGTCGAACGACGGCCGGCTCCTGCTGCTGGACACGGCGAAGGAGGCGGAGGCGGGGGTCGTCGAGGTCGTCGAGGTCGTCGAGGACCTGGAGAGCGGGCGCGTCGAGGGCAGCCTCGTGGAGGCCGATGCCCGGGACGTGGGGGTCACGGACACCGGGGCCGGGGTCACCGAGCTCATCCGCTCCGTGAACGGCCCCGTCCGTGATCTGGCGTTCTCCCCGGACGGCCACTGGCTGACCTGGTCGCACCCCGGTGTCGGACGGTCGCTGCGGCAGATCAAGCTCGCCCGGATCACCGGCCCGGACGCCCCGGTGATAGTGGACGTCACCAACGGCCGCTTCGAGGACGAGAACCCCGTCTTCACGGGCGACGGCCGCTATCTCGCCTTCCTCTCCTGGCGCGGATTCGACCCGGTGTACGACGTCCACACCGGGGACCTCTCCTTCCCGCTGGGCTGCCGCCCGTATCTGGTCCCCCTCACCTCGGCCACCCCCTCCCCCTTCGCCCTGCTCCCGGACGGCAGGCCCGCGGCGGGCGGCCTGGACCCGGTGGACATCCCGGAGGGCCCGGTCGAGGGACCGACGGTCATGGTGGAGTTCGAGGGACTGGAGAACAGGGTGACCCCGTTCCCCGTCTCCGCGTCGAAGTACTCGGGACTCCAGCCGGTCAGCGGCGGCGGCCTCGTCTGGCTGCGCTGGCCGATCTCCGGCGCGCTGGGCGAGACCTTCGCGAACCCGGCGGACATGTCGGGCCGCCCCACACTGGAGCACTTCAACATCGCCAAGGCCCGCAAGACCGAACTGGTCGGCCACCTCGACTGGTTCGCGGTCAGCGGGGACGCGACGCGGCTGGTCGTCATGGACGACGGCGAGCTGCGCGCCGTACCGTCCAACGAACCCGGCGACAACGACTCGACGGTCTTCCTCGACCTGCGCCGCATCCTGCACGACGTCGACCCGGCGGCGGAGTGGCGCCAGGCCTACGGGGAGGCGGGGCGCATCACCCGGGCCTACTTCTGGGAACCGGACATGTGCGGCATCGACTGGGACGGCGTACTGGATCAGTACCGCCCGCTGGTCGAACGCGTCGCCTCCCCCGACGAGTTCGCCGACCTGCTGCGCGAGGTCCTGGGCGAGCTGGGCACCTCCCACGCGTACGTCTCGCCCGCCCGCCGCAACGAGGGCCCCCCGCACTACCAACGGGCGATCGGACTGCTGGGCGCGAACCTCGTGTGCCGGGACGGCGACTGGACGGTGCAGCGGGTCCTGCCCGGCGACTCCTCCGACTCCAAGGCCCGTTCGCCGCTGGCCGGCACGGGAATCCGGGAGGGCGCCGTCCTCACGCATGTCGACGGCCGGCCGGTCGACCCGGTGGCGGGGCCGTACCCGCTGCTGACGGCCGCGGGCGGCACCACGGTGGAGCTGACCTTCCGCCCGGCCGGAGGCGAGTGCGGCGGCCGGTCGCGTCGTATCGCGATCGTCCCCCTGGTCGACGAGCGTCCGCTGCGCTACCAGGACTGGGTCGCCAAACGCCGTGAGGTCGTACGCGAGTTGAGCCACGGGAAGTGCGGGTATCTGCACATCCCCGACATGGGCGGTTCCGGCTGGGCCCAGTTCAACCGCGACCTGCGGCTCGAGGTGTCGCGCCCGGCGCTGATCGTGGACGTACGGGGCAACGCGGGCGGCCACATCAGCGAACTGGTCGTCGAGAAGCTCACCCGCGCCATCCTCGGCTGGGACCTGACCCGCAACGCCCAGGCGGTCAGTTACGCGTCCAACGCGCCCCGGGGGCCGGTCGTCGCCCTCGCCGACGAAGCCACGTCCTCCGACGGCGACATGATCACGGCCGCGTTCCGGCTGCTGAAGATGGGGCCCGTCGTGGGCCAGCGCACCTGGGGCGGCGTGGTCGGGATGACCGGGCGGCACCGGCTCGGCGACGGCACGGTGATCACGGTGCCGATGAACGCGGCCTGGTTCGACACCTACGGCTGGTCCGTCGAGAACCACGGCGTGGAGCCGGACCTGGAGGCGCTGCGCACCCCGCTGGACTGGGCGGAGGGCCGCCACGCGGTGCTGGACGACGCGGTCAGGGTCGCCCTGGACCTGCTGGCCGCCCACCCGGCAGCCACACCCCCGTCCTACGACACGGCCCCGAACCTGCGCAGGCCCCCACTGCCACCGAGGTAG
- a CDS encoding SAM-dependent methyltransferase, with the protein MTAGIPSSRIDTSKPHPARVYDWLLGGKDNYPVDQAVAEKLPAEARANAARNRAFMHRASAWLARRGVGQFLDIGTGIPTSPNLHQIVQAVTPGARVVYADNDPIVLRHAEALLVSHPEGATDYIHGDVRQPEAILEQAARVLDFGEPVALSLIALMHFLPDEQDPYGITRTLVGALPPGSFLVLSHGTADQHPELKQETESAYRKGAIALRMRSRAEVEPFFEGLELVEPGLVTAPEWYQEEPAPAYERSGFYVGVARVP; encoded by the coding sequence GTGACAGCCGGTATACCCAGCTCCCGCATCGACACCAGCAAGCCGCACCCGGCACGGGTGTACGACTGGCTGCTCGGCGGGAAGGACAACTACCCGGTCGATCAGGCGGTCGCGGAGAAGCTGCCCGCCGAGGCGCGGGCGAACGCGGCCCGGAACCGGGCTTTCATGCACCGCGCCTCCGCCTGGCTGGCCCGGCGGGGCGTCGGTCAGTTCCTGGACATCGGGACCGGCATCCCCACGTCGCCGAACCTCCATCAGATCGTCCAGGCCGTCACCCCGGGTGCCAGGGTCGTCTACGCGGACAACGACCCCATCGTGCTGCGGCATGCGGAAGCGCTGCTGGTGAGCCACCCCGAGGGCGCGACGGACTACATCCACGGCGATGTGCGGCAGCCGGAGGCGATTCTCGAACAGGCGGCGCGGGTGCTCGACTTCGGTGAACCCGTCGCGCTGTCCCTCATCGCGCTGATGCACTTCCTGCCCGACGAGCAGGATCCGTACGGCATCACCCGCACGCTGGTCGGGGCGCTGCCTCCGGGGAGCTTCCTCGTGCTGTCGCACGGGACCGCCGATCAGCATCCCGAGCTCAAGCAGGAGACGGAGTCCGCCTACAGGAAGGGCGCCATCGCGCTGCGCATGCGCTCACGCGCGGAGGTCGAGCCGTTCTTCGAGGGGCTGGAGCTCGTCGAGCCGGGGCTTGTCACGGCTCCCGAGTGGTACCAGGAGGAGCCCGCGCCGGCGTACGAGCGGAGCGGGTTCTACGTGGGTGTGGCGCGGGTTCCCTAG
- a CDS encoding NAD(P)/FAD-dependent oxidoreductase: MAQHEHVRVAVIGSGFGGLGAAVRLRREGITDFLVLERAGSVGGTWRDNSYPGCACDVPSHLYSFSFAPNPDWPRTFSGQQHIRAYLEHVADTFGLRPHIRLNHEVTVMRWDNDELHWVIETADGATITADAVVSATGPLSDPKLPDIPGLAEFPGKVFHSARWDHDYDLSGKRVAVIGTGASAIQIVPEIQPKAGRLTLFQRTPPWVMPRMDRAISGAEKWLHRALPFTATARRGLLWGIRELQVGAFTKHPDQLGLVETIAKRNMARAVKDPALRAKLTPSYRIGCKRILLSNAYYPALAQPNVDVVDSGLSEVRGSTLVGSDGSETEADVIILGTGFHVTDMPIATRVVGADGITLAESWKDEMQALRGATAAGFPNWMTIIGPNTGLGNSSMILMIESQLNYMADFMRQLDVLGGRVALDARPAAVGAWNHRVQERMKRTVWNTGGCTSWYLDANGRNTTVWPGTTADFRRATRSVDLGEYDVIRPPAVHSAARAVAEEAAR; this comes from the coding sequence ATGGCCCAGCACGAGCACGTACGAGTGGCGGTGATCGGATCCGGATTCGGGGGCCTCGGAGCCGCTGTCCGGCTCCGCCGCGAAGGCATCACCGACTTCCTGGTCCTCGAACGCGCCGGTTCCGTCGGCGGCACCTGGCGGGACAACAGCTACCCGGGGTGCGCCTGCGACGTTCCGTCCCACCTGTACTCGTTCTCGTTCGCGCCCAACCCCGACTGGCCGCGCACCTTCTCCGGGCAGCAGCACATCCGCGCCTACCTGGAGCATGTGGCCGACACCTTCGGGCTGCGCCCGCACATCAGGCTGAACCACGAAGTCACGGTCATGCGCTGGGACAACGACGAGCTGCACTGGGTGATCGAGACGGCTGACGGCGCCACGATCACCGCCGATGCCGTCGTGTCCGCCACCGGCCCGCTCTCCGACCCGAAGCTGCCGGACATACCGGGGCTCGCCGAATTCCCGGGCAAGGTCTTCCACTCGGCGCGGTGGGACCACGACTACGACCTGAGCGGCAAGCGCGTCGCGGTGATCGGCACCGGTGCCTCCGCGATCCAGATCGTCCCGGAGATCCAGCCGAAGGCCGGCCGGCTCACCCTCTTCCAGCGGACCCCGCCCTGGGTCATGCCCCGCATGGACCGCGCCATCAGCGGCGCCGAGAAGTGGCTGCACCGGGCGCTCCCCTTCACGGCCACCGCGCGGCGTGGACTCCTCTGGGGCATCCGGGAGTTGCAGGTGGGCGCCTTCACCAAGCACCCCGACCAGCTCGGGCTGGTCGAGACGATAGCGAAGCGGAACATGGCGCGGGCCGTCAAGGACCCCGCGCTGCGGGCCAAGCTGACCCCCTCGTACCGCATCGGCTGCAAGCGCATCCTGCTCTCCAACGCCTACTACCCGGCGCTCGCGCAGCCGAATGTGGACGTGGTCGACTCCGGCCTCTCCGAGGTGCGGGGATCCACCCTCGTCGGGTCGGACGGCTCGGAGACCGAGGCCGACGTGATCATCCTCGGCACCGGTTTCCACGTGACGGACATGCCGATCGCGACCCGGGTCGTCGGCGCCGACGGCATCACCCTCGCGGAGTCCTGGAAGGACGAGATGCAGGCGCTGCGGGGTGCGACCGCCGCCGGCTTCCCGAACTGGATGACGATCATCGGCCCCAACACGGGGCTCGGGAACTCCTCGATGATCCTCATGATCGAGTCCCAGCTGAACTACATGGCCGACTTCATGCGCCAGCTGGACGTCCTGGGCGGGCGCGTCGCACTCGACGCGCGGCCCGCCGCCGTGGGCGCCTGGAACCACCGGGTCCAGGAACGGATGAAGCGGACCGTCTGGAACACCGGCGGCTGCACCAGCTGGTACCTCGACGCCAACGGGCGCAACACCACGGTCTGGCCGGGCACCACGGCCGATTTCCGGCGGGCCACCCGCTCGGTCGACCTGGGTGAGTACGACGTCATCCGTCCCCCCGCCGTCCACTCCGCGGCGCGGGCCGTGGCCGAGGAGGCCGCACGATGA
- a CDS encoding alpha/beta fold hydrolase, which produces MSRLTQRAETPLIPVAVRELGVVSADGSRIHVELHGPEGAPAVVLAHGWTCNTRFWDAQVRDLSVDHRVVVYDQRGHGRTPAAGPGGYSTRALADDLEAVLKATLAPGQKAVLGGHSMGGMTLMAAAGRAAVREHGAAVLLCSTGSSRLTAESLVLPLRAGALRTRMTAAVLGARAPLGPVNAVSRAILKYATMGRGSAPERVDACARIVHACPRGARVAWGHVLAELDLEARLRELRLPTAVIAGTEDRLTPPVHARAIEAALPQSLGLTELAGMGHMTPVEAPEVVTAKLRELVASYVTVDGAGSTAEAVSEEEVA; this is translated from the coding sequence ATGAGCAGGCTGACCCAGCGGGCGGAGACCCCGCTCATACCCGTGGCCGTACGCGAACTGGGCGTCGTCTCCGCCGACGGCTCGCGCATCCACGTCGAACTGCACGGACCCGAGGGCGCCCCAGCCGTGGTCCTGGCCCACGGCTGGACCTGCAACACCCGCTTCTGGGACGCCCAGGTGCGGGACCTCTCGGTGGACCACCGGGTCGTCGTCTACGACCAGCGGGGCCATGGGCGTACGCCGGCGGCCGGTCCCGGCGGATACAGCACGCGGGCGCTGGCCGACGACCTGGAGGCGGTGCTGAAGGCCACGCTCGCCCCGGGGCAGAAGGCCGTGCTCGGCGGCCACTCCATGGGCGGGATGACGCTGATGGCGGCGGCCGGCCGCGCCGCTGTGCGGGAGCACGGGGCGGCCGTGCTGCTGTGCAGCACCGGAAGCTCGCGCCTGACGGCGGAGTCGCTGGTGCTCCCGCTGCGGGCCGGCGCCCTCCGCACCCGGATGACCGCGGCGGTCCTCGGTGCGCGCGCGCCGCTCGGTCCGGTCAACGCGGTGTCGAGGGCGATCCTCAAGTACGCCACGATGGGGCGTGGTTCTGCCCCGGAACGGGTGGATGCCTGTGCCAGGATCGTTCACGCGTGTCCGCGTGGTGCGCGCGTCGCCTGGGGGCACGTGCTCGCGGAGCTCGACCTCGAAGCGCGGCTACGGGAACTGCGGCTCCCGACCGCGGTGATCGCGGGCACGGAGGACCGGCTGACGCCGCCCGTGCACGCGAGGGCCATAGAGGCGGCGCTGCCGCAGAGCCTCGGGCTCACCGAGCTGGCGGGCATGGGCCACATGACGCCGGTCGAGGCGCCCGAGGTGGTCACGGCGAAGCTACGCGAGCTGGTGGCCTCGTACGTCACTGTGGACGGTGCGGGCAGTACGGCGGAAGCCGTGAGTGAGGAGGAGGTCGCATGA
- a CDS encoding SDR family oxidoreductase has translation MSDRRSLEGQVVVVTGAARGVGELLARKLSARGATLALVGLEPDELKKVSERLHSDSDHWYADVTDHEAMSRVAQEVKARFGKIDVVVANAGVATGGPLVDSDPEAWRRVIEVNLIGGAVTARAFLPVLIESRGYFLQIASLAAITPAPMMSAYCASKSGVEAFAHCLRGEVGHRGVKVGVGYLSWTDTDMVRGADEDDVMRELRQRLPWPTNRTYPLGPAVDRIVAGIERRSAHVYAQWWLRGMQSIRGYLPMVIGTVGQREMKRFGARLDGVGKGLVGAGGEADQKARVRRG, from the coding sequence ATGAGCGACAGGCGGAGTCTCGAAGGACAGGTCGTCGTCGTCACGGGTGCGGCGCGGGGCGTGGGCGAGCTGCTGGCCCGCAAGTTGTCGGCGCGCGGCGCCACGCTGGCGCTCGTCGGTCTGGAGCCGGACGAGCTGAAGAAGGTCTCGGAGCGGCTGCACTCGGACAGTGACCACTGGTATGCGGACGTCACCGACCATGAGGCGATGAGCCGGGTCGCCCAGGAGGTCAAGGCGCGCTTCGGCAAGATCGACGTCGTCGTCGCCAACGCGGGCGTCGCCACCGGGGGTCCGCTCGTGGACTCCGATCCGGAGGCGTGGCGAAGGGTCATCGAGGTGAACCTGATAGGCGGCGCGGTGACGGCGCGGGCGTTCCTGCCGGTGCTCATCGAGAGCCGTGGCTACTTCCTCCAGATAGCGTCGCTGGCGGCGATCACCCCGGCGCCGATGATGAGTGCGTACTGCGCGTCCAAGTCGGGCGTGGAGGCGTTCGCGCACTGCCTGCGCGGCGAGGTCGGCCACCGGGGTGTGAAGGTCGGGGTCGGCTATCTGTCCTGGACCGACACGGACATGGTCCGCGGCGCCGACGAGGACGACGTGATGCGGGAGTTGAGGCAGCGGCTGCCCTGGCCGACGAACCGCACGTATCCCCTCGGCCCGGCGGTGGACCGGATCGTGGCCGGGATCGAGCGGCGCTCCGCGCATGTGTACGCGCAGTGGTGGCTGCGGGGGATGCAGTCGATCCGGGGATATCTGCCGATGGTGATAGGGACCGTCGGACAGCGCGAGATGAAGCGCTTCGGGGCCCGGCTGGACGGTGTCGGCAAGGGGCTCGTCGGGGCGGGCGGCGAGGCCGACCAGAAGGCGCGAGTGCGGCGCGGATGA